The following DNA comes from Bacteroidota bacterium.
TCCGTAGAATATTTCTTAAAGGTTCCTCGTCATCGACGAGTAGGATTCTTAGTACGTTTAAATCTACCATTCATTCTCCTTTTGTTCAAAAAATAGTAATGGAAAAAATTCTACTGAATATAGCAAACGACTATTAGATTTGCAAATCGTGTATATAGTTGTGTTGATTTGCTATAAATTCCAACTTTTCGTATCATTATCAGTCAAATTAATAAAACACAGGAATCAAATTGAGTTTACTCGTAGTCGGTTCATTAGCCCTCGATACAATCGAAACGCCGTTCGGAAAAGCTGAAGATGTTCTCGGCGGTTCGGCAGTTTATATCTCGGTATCAGCAAGCTATTTTGTTGAACCTGTCAGGTTAGTTGGTGTTGTTGGCAGCGACTTCCCAAAATCAGCGATCGAATTTTTAGAAAACAAAAATATCGATTTGGAAGGATTGCAAAAAATCGATGCCGGAAAAACTTTTCGTTGGGGTGGAAAGTATCATTACGATTTAAATGTTCGGGACACTCTTTATACCCATCTGAACGTATTCGAACATTTTAAACCGGTCATTCCTGAGTCTTATAAAAAAAGTTCGTATGTTTGTCTCGGAAATATCGACCCTGTACTTCAGCAATGTGTAATTGAACAAATTCAAAATCCGCGGCTCGTTATTGGTGATACTATGAATTTCTGGATAAACGGCAAGCGTAAAGAATTACTAAAAGCAATTGAATTGATGAACGTCCTCGTACTAAACGATTCCGAAGCCCGTTTACTTTCAAACGAGCCTAATCTTATCAGGGCAGCGAAAATTATTATGAAGATGGGTCCCCGAATCGTGATTATTAAAAAAGGGGAACACGGCGCCCTGCTAATTACCGAAAAAACAATTTTTTCAGCTCCAGCTTATCCGCTTGAAAATATAAACGATCCAACAGGAGCAGGGGATGCTTTTGCAGGTGGATTTATCGGATGGATTGCAAAAACAGACGACCTGTCTGAAGAAAATTTAAAACGTGCAGTAGTATATGGCAGCACTTTAGCCTCTTTCTGCGTTGAAAAGTTCAGCATCGAACGAATCAAAGATTTAAACCATCTCGAAATCAAAGATCGGTTTTTAGAGTTCCGTGCTCTCTCGCATTTTGAAGAAGATAGCTTATGAAGTCATTAGAATGGTTAGGAGGTAAATTACGATTCATTGACCAAACCAAATTACCAGCAGAAGAAATTTACATAGTTACAGATGATCATCGAATAGTAGGCGATGCGATACACAAATTAAGTATCCGTGGAGCTCCCGCATTGGGCGTTGCTGCCGCTTACGGTGCGGCACTTGCAGCATTTGAAAACTCAAACGAAAATTCCGCTTCTTTTAAAACCAATTTAACATCCGCAATAAACGAATTAAAATCGACACGTCCCACCGCTGTAAATCTATCTTGGTCGTTAGAGCGAATCAACAAAGTTCTGGATACTTTTATCATTTCCGGTGTTGAGTTAACAGTTGCAAAAATTATAGATGAGGCAATAAATATTCACGACGAAGATATTGCTATGTGTAATGCCATAGGAATTAACGGGGCAGAAATTATTCCGCAAGATGCTACCATACTTACGCACTGCAACACCGGTGCGTTGGCAACAGGCGGCGATGGAACTGCCCAAAATGTTATAGTAACTGCCCACACATCAGGCAAAAATATTAAAGTGTATGCCGGCGAAACTCGTCCCCTTTTACAAGGAGCCCGATTAACCGTTTGGGAATTGATGAAATTAGGCATTGATGTAACTTTGATAACCGACAGCACAGCCGCATTTCTTATGCAGCAGAAAAAAATTGACTTGGTGATTACGGGAGCCGACAGAATTACGATGCAAGGTTTTGTTGCAAATAAAGTTGGCACTTACAATCTTGCAGTGAATGCAAAGATGCACGGGATTCCGTTTTACATTGCTGCACCAACATCGACAATCGATACCAAAATCGAATTCGGTGATGA
Coding sequences within:
- a CDS encoding PfkB family carbohydrate kinase codes for the protein MSLLVVGSLALDTIETPFGKAEDVLGGSAVYISVSASYFVEPVRLVGVVGSDFPKSAIEFLENKNIDLEGLQKIDAGKTFRWGGKYHYDLNVRDTLYTHLNVFEHFKPVIPESYKKSSYVCLGNIDPVLQQCVIEQIQNPRLVIGDTMNFWINGKRKELLKAIELMNVLVLNDSEARLLSNEPNLIRAAKIIMKMGPRIVIIKKGEHGALLITEKTIFSAPAYPLENINDPTGAGDAFAGGFIGWIAKTDDLSEENLKRAVVYGSTLASFCVEKFSIERIKDLNHLEIKDRFLEFRALSHFEEDSL
- the mtnA gene encoding S-methyl-5-thioribose-1-phosphate isomerase; protein product: MKSLEWLGGKLRFIDQTKLPAEEIYIVTDDHRIVGDAIHKLSIRGAPALGVAAAYGAALAAFENSNENSASFKTNLTSAINELKSTRPTAVNLSWSLERINKVLDTFIISGVELTVAKIIDEAINIHDEDIAMCNAIGINGAEIIPQDATILTHCNTGALATGGDGTAQNVIVTAHTSGKNIKVYAGETRPLLQGARLTVWELMKLGIDVTLITDSTAAFLMQQKKIDLVITGADRITMQGFVANKVGTYNLAVNAKMHGIPFYIAAPTSTIDTKIEFGDEIIIEERSENEITEYFGKRTAPVGVKVYSPAFDITPPDLITGIITDRKIFLPPYSHSLSELK